In Vigna unguiculata cultivar IT97K-499-35 chromosome 3, ASM411807v1, whole genome shotgun sequence, a single genomic region encodes these proteins:
- the LOC114178962 gene encoding transcription repressor OFP8 — protein sequence MENQTGLKLRISRMFRSSFGSCRTKHIADVMEKAVFAPPTSTDPPSPKATPFPPSCTSKTINDTCILSFDDSHSLSRRKISHFSPPFLWANTTATTTNNLKLNLGVMSCPPTSPRVSRNTIQERDFIFHDKTKASSSTKNVKTKKKKKKRRAQKRRDFFPFNSCSKDTSFGGYWWYSSDEDDETDTLFSSKSLSSDSSRSRRRGRKSDRSSDMGVLPLHGKVKDTFAVVKRSSDPYSDFRTSMVEMIVEKQIFSPADLENLLQCFLSLNSCHHHKIIVQVFTEIWEALFSDWF from the coding sequence ATGGAAAACCAAACCGGTCTCAAGCTCAGAATCTCTCGCATGTTCAGATCCTCCTTCGGTTCCTGTCGAACAAAACACATAGCCGATGTCATGGAAAAAGCAGTTTTTGCACCACCCACCTCCACTGACCCACCCTCTCCCAAAGCCACACCCTTTCCTCCCTCTTGTACCTCCAAAACAATCAACGATACTTGCATACTCTCCTTCGACGATTCTCATTCTCTCTCTAGACGCAAAATCTCACATTTTTCACCACCTTTTCTCTGGGCCAACACCACCGCTACCACCACCAACAACCTCAAGCTTAACCTTGGTGTCATGTCGTGTCCACCCACTTCTCCCAGGGTTTCCCGCAACACAATCCAAGAACGCGATTTCATTTTCCACGACAAAACAAAGGCTTCGTCTTCAACAAAAAACGTTAAgaccaagaagaagaagaagaagagacgTGCCCAGAAGAGAAGGGACTTTTTCCCTTTCAATTCATGCTCCAAAGACACCAGCTTTGGTGGCTACTGGTGGTACAGCAGCGACGAAGACGATGAAACTGACACCCTTTTCTCCTCCAAGAGCCTCTCCTCCGACTCCTCCAGGTCCCGGCGCCGTGGCCGGAAAAGTGACCGGAGCTCCGACATGGGTGTTCTGCCGCTGCACGGGAAGGTGAAGGACACGTTCGCGGTGGTGAAGCGCTCGAGCGACCCTTACAGTGATTTCAGGACTTCGATGGTGGAGATGATCGTGGAGAAGCAGATATTTTCGCCGGCGGATTTGGAGAATCTCTTGCAGTGTTTTCTGTCTCTGAATTCGTGTCATCATCATAAGATCATTGTCCAAGTGTTCACGGAGATTTGGGAGGCTTTGTTCTCTGACTGGTTTTGA
- the LOC114178080 gene encoding uncharacterized protein LOC114178080, protein MLDGILGRGFTAKCKSLIKLTKTRIDVIRRKRRATEKFLKKDIADLLLNGLDINAYGRAEGLVVELTLSSCYGFVEQCCEFVLKHLPAMQKLSGCPEECRMAVSSLMFGAARFSDLPELRDLRQIFQERYGNSMECYVNQEFAANLNFKSSTLENKVCLMQDIASEFLINWDSSAFKLRMSRSSAVVQEHNAYMSNHDKPSQGKDLTHREVGNDVLLEENRDLANDGWRFQPDNEAVVLNRHERNLQSKSTVPGVSEVHKERDGHDNPGRHEVTVEKSDRGYRKEGCMLKPIGHPSPCKTVEQIEGGSKLHNSRGHITPPRENQVGMLKQTVHPSQKKKVEQLEGGSKLHYSSGNTTPPIENLGSMLKPIGHPSEQKAVERFECGSKEPNSWGNTTPLRENQGSSTKPIQRLSQKKTVEKFECGSRLEDNLGNTTPLRENQDTATARKSPSHAGSHFKVNAKEPFSVNHVGLPVTDESERNIQRDVTPTAKSSYSNVIPPPYVKQPNSKQQKISSGANIISSITDSGGLSTYHSAHEKLDTTVTERVQIGLNSSDQDWQGNIHERLSRQNREKEISFRQDAEEVPVLKPRSTRRRHSRSRPPSYYDASNEDSGVQRKSRSRSRRRDDSRRGLQAVFEEEQYQNAEEERIIDKLLIHYSKKPSVLVPEKLKRNSKIHHAHQMDDSTNELQKSGSGDGSDETPVMVSHASRSLSLPRKQQREVEVKKVFNRAATFEPVRSHDARHVHPNLPDYDDLAARIAALRG, encoded by the exons ATGTTGGATGGAATACTCGGGAGAGGTTTCACCGCGAAATG CAAATCGTTGATCAAATTGACGAAGACTCGGATTGATGTGATACGGAGGAAGAGAAGAGCGACAGAGAAGTTTCTGAAGAAGGATATTGCTGATCTATTGCTCAACGGTCTCGATATTAATGCCTACGGAAGG GCGGAAGGACTCGTGGTTGAGTTAACACTGTCCTCTTGCTATGGTTTCGTTGAGCAATGCTGTGAGTTTGTGTTGAAGCACCTCCCAGCGATGCAGAAGCTGAG TGGTTGCCCTGAGGAATGTAGGATGGCTGTATCGTCTCTGATGTTTGGTGCTGCAAGATTTTCTGATTTACCAGAGTTACGTGACCTTAGACAAATATTTCAGGAGAGATATGGGAATTCCATGGAATGCTATGTCAATCAAGAG TTTGCTGCAAATTTGAATTTCAAGTCTTCTACATTGGAGAACAAGGTCTGCTTGATGCAGGATATTGCATCAGAGTTTTTAATAAACTGGGACTCCAGTGCTTTCAAACTGCGGATGTCGAGATCCTCTGCAGTGGTACAG GAACACAATGCTTATATGTCTAACCATGATAAACCATCGCAAGGCAAGGATCTTACCCATAGGGAAGTAGGGAATGATGTTTTGTTGGAGGAAAATCGTGATCTTGCCAATGATGGATGGAGATTTCAGCCTGACAATGAAGCTGTAGTCTTAAACAGACATGAACGTAATCTTCAGTCTAAATCCACAGTCCCTGGGGTTTCGGAAGTTCATAAGGAAAGGGATGGCCATGATAATCCAGGAAGGCATGAGGTTACAGTTGAGAAGAGCGACAGAGGCTATCGGAAGGAGGGTTGTATGCTAAAACCGATTGGGCATCCATCTCCGTGTAAAACTGTGGAACAAATCGAAGGTGGTTCCAAGCTGCACAATAGTAGGGGGCATATCACCCCTCCCAGAGAAAACCAGGTTGGTATGCTAAAGCAGACTGTACACCCCTCTCAGAAGAAAAAAGTGGAACAACTTGAAGGTGGTTCCAAGCTGCATTATAGTAGTGGGAATACCACCCCTCCAATAGAAAACCTGGGCAGTATGCTTAAACCGATTGGACATCCATCTGAGCAGAAAGCAGTGGAACGATTTGAATGTGGTTCCAAAGAGCCCAATAGTTGGGGGAATACCACTCCTCTGAGAGAAAACCAAGGTAGTTCGACAAAACCAATTCAACGTTTATCCCAGAAGAAAACAGTGGAAAAATTTGAATGTGGTTCCAGGCTTGAAGATAATTTGGGGAATACCACACCTCTAAGAGAAAACCAGGACACTGCAACTGCTAGGAAATCTCCCAGTCATGCGGGATCACATTTCAAGGTTAATGCAAAGGAGCCATTCTCTGTTAATCATGTTGGCCTACCTGTAACTGATGAATCCGAGAGAAATATTCAAAGAGATGTAACACCAACAGCGAAGTCCAGCTACAGTAATGTCATTCCACCTCCATATGTTAAACAACCTAATTCTAAGCAGCAGAAAATCTCAAGTGGAGCCAATATAATATCTTCAATTACCGACAGTGGTGGCCTCTCTACATATCATTCTGCACATGAGAAGCTTGATACCACTGTGACGGAGAGGGTTCAAATAGGTTTGAATAGTTCTGACCAGGATTGGCAGGGCAATATACACGAGAGACTGAGCAGACAGAATCgtgaaaaagaaatatcattTCGACAAGATGCTGAAGAAGTCCCTGTGCTAAAACCAAGATCTACGAGGAGAAGACACTCAAGATCACGACCGCCAAGTTACTACGATGCCTCTAACGAAGACTCTGGAGTTCAGAGAAAATCAAGGAGCAGAAGCAGGAGACGAGATGATTCAAGACGTGGTCTGCAAGCTGTGTTTGAGGAAGAGCAGTATCAAAATGCTGAAGAGGAAAGGATAATAGATAAATTGCTGATCCATTATAGCAAAAAACCATCCGTCCTTGTgccagaaaaattaaaaagaaactcTAAAATTCACCATGCACATCAAATGGATGACTCAACTAATGAATTGCAGAAGAGTGGAAGCGGCGATGGATCTGATGAGACACCAGTGATGGTTAGTCATGCATCACGATCACTTTCCCTTCCTCGTAAACAACAGAGAGAAGTGGAAGTTAAGAAAGTATTTAATCGTGCTGCTACATTTGAGCCAGTTAGATCACACGACGCTCGGCATGTGCATCCTAATTTACCTGACTATGATGATCTAGCAGCTAGGATTGCAGCACTAAGAGGATGA
- the LOC114179357 gene encoding uncharacterized protein LOC114179357 produces MATLLLSSYKEEKHFIHSFIHIQLHHQNTQIHIFCSVSLRAPSTQHHQKIITITLTVITSAMQLGNSISNTMKFLHKTLENFKSCFFPRYQKLPKTPPQNQFLGMDNNNYKDLEKFYSDFTEQWDSGKEKGRQKSKKKGKEVPNESVVGLNNARHDEQKMKKSEEREECEKKKQKGLTNERVNQKKDWRGNGNYCMVEKKLREMEMLEMSDVDYVLDIEEVLHYYSRITCPMYLEIVDKFLVEMYSEFNSCCYTS; encoded by the coding sequence ATGGCTACCCTTCTTCTATCATcttataaagaagaaaaacacttcattcattcattcattcacatCCAACTACACCATCAAAACACACAGATACATATATTTTGTTCTGTGTCTCTTCGTGCACCAAGTACACAACATCATCAAAAAATCATTACTATCACTCTTACTGTCATCACTTCAGCAATGCAGCTAGGAAACTCCATTTCCAACACCATGAAGTTCTTGCACAAGACTCTTGAGAACTTCAAGTCTTGTTTCTTTCCCAGATACCAGAAGCTTCCCAAAACGCCTCCACAAAATCAGTTCTTGGGCATGgacaataacaattataaagaCTTGGAAAAGTTCTACAGTGACTTCACCGAGCAATGGGATTCAGGAAAAGAGAAGGGTAGGCAAAAAAGCAAGAAGAAAGGCAAAGAGGTTCCAAATGAAAGCGTCGTTGGGTTGAACAATGCGAGGCATGATGAgcagaagatgaagaagagTGAGGAAAGAGAGGAGTGTGAGAAGAAAAAACAGAAGGGGTTAACCAATGAAAGGGTGAATCAGAAGAAGGATTGGAGGGGTAATGGAAATTATTGCATGGTGGAAAAGAAGCTTAGAGAAATGGAGATGTTGGAGATGAGTGATGTTGATTATGTACTTGACATCGAAGAGGTTCTGCATTACTATTCTAGAATCACGTGTCCCATGTATCTTGAAATTGTGGATAAATTCTTGGTGGAAATGTACTCTGAGTTCAATTCTTGTTGTTACACCTCGTAA
- the LOC114178081 gene encoding uncharacterized protein LOC114178081, translating to MKSTSKVIMGATLVMVVTLAVVLVLIFVLLAELYCSLLLRRRHRRNNTIPNVSTQPTTARASASPSQTTSHHHQHSPIRSIYTQGVFQAPISILLPAVSCEEDNKAGPRKQIHYPELHQLLQIQIQPHESNPNASPSPPPSFISITPSKPNLDHPLPRAPGNLCLDDNNKPCSGGEQLVYISNPIYENHGSQVSGANTPFETPDTSPSRLERSGSSEEDEATPCITHSPPSTPPLTPMKKLPSEACSVSLRDARSFATSCSDSRSNIGLSSSSASPSTSPSW from the coding sequence AtgaagagcacatccaaagtgATTATGGGTGCAACCTTGGTGATGGTGGTAACCCTCGCAGTGGTCCTAGTCCTTATATTTGTGCTGTTAGCCGAGCTCTATTGTTCTCTCTTACTCCGCCGGCGCCACCgtagaaacaacaccattcccAATGTCAGTACTCAACCCACAACAGCCAGAGCTAGTGCTTCACCTTCTCAGACAACCTCACACCACCACCAACACTCTCCAATCCGCAGCATTTACACACAAGGAGTCTTCCAAGCTCCAATAAGCATCCTTCTCCCCGCAGTTTCTTGCGAAGAAGACAACAAAGCTGGGCCAAGAAAGCAGATTCACTATCCTGAACTCCATCAGCTTCTTCAAATCCAAATCCAACCCCATGAATCCAATCCAAATGCAAGCCCTTCCCCACCTCCATCCTTCATATCCATAACACCCTCGAAACCAAATCTCGATCACCCACTTCCTCGTGCCCCGGGAAATCTTTGTcttgatgataataataaaccTTGCAGCGGCGGAGAACAGCTCGTGTACATTTCCAACCCCATTTATGAAAACCACGGGAGCCAAGTGAGCGGAGCAAACACCCCATTTGAGACACCAGACACTTCGCCGTCGCGTTTGGAAAGAAGTGGTTCTTCTGAGGAGGATGAGGCAACCCCTTGTATCACCCACTCACCTCCATCTACCCCTCCTTTGACTCCAATGAAGAAGCTCCCTTCAGAGGCTTGTTCCGTTTCCCTGAGAGATGCAAGGTCCTTCGCCACTTCATGCAGCGATTCACGAAGCAACATTGGCCTCTCTTCATCCTCGGCTTCCCCTTCCACTTCTCCTTCATGGTAA
- the LOC114177195 gene encoding indole-3-pyruvate monooxygenase YUCCA2-like has protein sequence MEYLKEVEGKRVHDYVEVKMGKMRRVVGVGGAVIVGAGPSGLAAAACLKQKGIPSLILEKSDCIASMWQFKTYDRLCLHLPKQFCELPLMPFPQHLPSYPTKQQFLAYLKAYANHFHIKPTFSRTVVSANYDHRCGCWRVKTQDFKKEETEYVCEWLIVATGENAEEFVPQIQGMGEFEGPILHTSTYKSGTMFCGKKVLVVGCGNSGMEVCLDLCNHNALPSLVVRDTVHILPQQMFGKSTFGLSMFLLKWFPVRLVDKFLLLMSHLILGDTAQFGLHRPKIGPLELKNLYGKTPVLDVGTLAHIKSGKIKVCRGIKQLAQHKVEFVDGKTENFDAIIMATGYKSNVPTWLKGSEMFCEKDGLPRKAFPNGWKGENGLYAVGFSNRGLLGTSIDAKRIAEDIEHCWKASKTT, from the exons ATGGAGTACTTGAAGGAGGTGGAAGGGAAAAGGGTCCATGATTATGTTGAGGTAAAGATGGGTAAAATGAGAAGAGTGGTAGGTGTTGGAGGAGCAGTGATAGTAGGTGCTGGACCTTCAGGGCTTGCTGCAGCAGCATGTCTTAAACAGAAAGGTATTCCAAGCCTAATCCTTGAAAAATCTGATTGCATAGCTTCAATGTGGCAGTTCAAGACTTATGATCGCTTGTGTCTTCATCTTCCTAAGCAATTCTGCGAACTCCCTCTAATGCCATTCCCCCAACACCTTCCCTCTTATCCAACAAAGCAACAATTCTTGGCCTACTTGAAGGCCTATGCCAACCATTTTCACATCAAACCAACATTCAGCAGAACAGTGGTCAGTGCCAATTATGATCACAGATGTGGCTGCTGGAGGGTCAAGACTCAAGACTTCAAAAAGGAGGAGACAGAATATGTCTGTGAGTGGCTCATAGTAGCTACTGGAGAGAATGCTGAGGAGTTTGTGCCACAAATCCAAGGAATGGGTGAGTTTGAAGGACCTATCTTACACACTAGCACATATAAAAGTGGCACTATGTTCTGCGGAAAGAAGGTTTTGGTAGTTGGATGTGGAAATTCGGGAATGGAAGTTTGCTTAGATCTCTGCAACCATAATGCTCTTCCGTCCCTTGTGGTTAGAGACACG GTGCATATCTTACCTCAGCAAATGTTCGGGAAATCAACTTTTGGTTTGTCTATGTTCTTGCTCAAGTGGTTCCCTGTACGCCTCGTGGATAAGTTTTTGCTTCTAATGTCACATCTCATTCTTGGGGACACAGCTCAATTTGGACTTCATCGTCCCAAAATTGGCCCTCTAGAGCTCAAGAACTTGTACGGCAAGACCCCAGTTTTGGATGTTGGAACACTTGCTCACATAAAAAGCGGAAAAATTAAG GTTTGCCGCGGGATTAAACAGCTAGCACAACACAAGGTGGAGTTTGTGGATGGAAAAACAGAGAATTTCGACGCAATCATTATGGCGACCGGTTACAAAAGCAATGTACCCACTTGGTTGAAG GGGAGCGAGATGTTTTGTGAGAAGGATGGGTTGCCTCGAAAAGCTTTCCCAAATGGATGGAAAGGTGAAAATGGATTGTATGCAGTGGGTTTCAGTAATCGTGGTCTTCTTGGAACATCCATTGATGCGAAGAGGATTGCAGAAGATATTGAACATTGCTGGAAAGCTTCTAAGACCACGTAA